In one Cryptosporangium minutisporangium genomic region, the following are encoded:
- a CDS encoding helix-turn-helix transcriptional regulator gives MVLLRRILGDTLRAQRLAQQRTLREVSTAAKVSLGYLSEVERGQKEASSELLSSICEALGVPLSEVLRDVSDTLEVAETAPAASASVLNAVEPVALSGAVGGDGAELEVVGANGVVGGSGMNGPSRLEVHLDQHHHRDSHLDARGRHRVVAAA, from the coding sequence ATGGTCCTGCTGCGCCGGATCCTCGGCGACACGCTGCGGGCGCAGCGGCTCGCCCAGCAACGCACTCTCCGAGAGGTGTCCACGGCCGCGAAGGTGAGCCTCGGATACCTCTCCGAGGTCGAACGCGGTCAGAAGGAAGCCTCCTCCGAACTGCTCTCCTCGATCTGTGAGGCGCTCGGCGTACCGCTCTCGGAGGTCTTGCGCGACGTCAGCGACACGCTGGAAGTCGCGGAGACCGCTCCGGCGGCGAGCGCGAGCGTGCTGAACGCGGTCGAGCCGGTCGCGCTCAGTGGCGCTGTCGGCGGCGACGGTGCCGAGCTCGAGGTCGTCGGCGCGAACGGTGTCGTCGGCGGGTCCGGAATGAACGGACCGAGCCGGCTCGAGGTCCACCTCGACCAGCACCACCACCGTGACAGCCATCTGGACGCGCGCGGTCGCCACCGGGTGGTCGCGGCCGCGTGA